The proteins below are encoded in one region of Triticum aestivum cultivar Chinese Spring chromosome 1B, IWGSC CS RefSeq v2.1, whole genome shotgun sequence:
- the LOC123135655 gene encoding uncharacterized protein: MDAKKRSPPAPSAAGAAPPAANGYFSSVFSAPASPAANPRDARQMDLYTILNKQNPKGLSGGGIADAKSQGNPTNGRVAYKDGKQFYPNESSESPYFGSSVHYGGRDFYDSSPHKQADESSRNYKEDNADGSLATRGDWWQGSLYY, translated from the exons ATGGACGCCAAGAAGAGGTCGCCGCCCGCCCCCTcggccgccggagccgcgccgcccgcggccaacGGATACTTCAGCTCCGTCTTCTCCGCACCGGCGTCGCCTGCG GCAAATCCAAGAGACGCCAGGCAGATGGACCTGTACACGATACTGAACAAGCAGAACCCCAAAGGGCTGAGTGGCGGGGGCATTGCAG ATGCCAAATCCCAAGGCAACCCTACTAATGGTCGTGTTGCATATAAAGATGGAAAACAGTTTTATCCAAACGAGTCCTCAGAGTCACCTTATTTTGGCTCGTCTGTGCATTACGGTGGCCGGGACTTCTATGACAGCTCTCCACACAAGCAAGCTGATGAATCATCCAGAAAT TATAAGGAGGATAATGCAGATGGCTCCCTGGCTACCAGAGGTGATTGGTGGCAAG GTTCACTTTACTACTAA